A window from Theobroma cacao cultivar B97-61/B2 chromosome 3, Criollo_cocoa_genome_V2, whole genome shotgun sequence encodes these proteins:
- the LOC18604858 gene encoding uncharacterized protein LOC18604858 isoform X2, whose translation MESSSVPESSPSNVKLSRSEKKKMKKQRKHRAIQNGSAESKEEETSLGTDSNLESKANVSLDSGLQQGENCSSKDAHLEIEHLTPMRRKKKRKENSLIDDSKVNIGVESGLKEEVNSSVKDTLVEKDSHSGTLESIGFKSGLKESQLNEQPAHSERKGKRKKDRKMAIRGQYGEEGPKSVLLFRDGNENAIIYENQSHSHAESKVTVSLESVEKSSLEPALKGSQVNEQPAASEKKRKRKREHKMAKAGQFEKLDQKSAVELRNGKENALIDEIQSDSWVESKLNVSLESGLKEGANSEGPKSVLLFRDGNENAIIYENQSHSHAESKVTVSLESVEKSSLEPALKGSQVNEQPAASEKKRKRKREHKMAKAGQFEKLDQKSAVELRNGKENALIDEIQSDSWVESKLNVSLESGLKEGANSLMEDSLWERDSHVETLNKISLGSVLKGSQLNEQLADPGRKRKRKRERKVAKPELFEKLDAKCVLELRDRKENSLIDEKQNDSHVESKMNVSSESGLKEEANRDVETLKNISLESGLKGTQSNEQTVQSERKGKRKKEKQEKRRLSVLEDNDISSRRNDGDDNEAENNNICPVTQITNRKEDLMSISENVELKNMKENSLIPDKQSDSPRTASTSRVKTQDLHVDGNLVIPEVKDNKTFQIGKMVKTYHRKRKRSSDLLGDTFEPVRENGMMQTSIDHLEKEHTTGISESRLHGVPLGEHAMPARLLEEALGNSTGSEAALKGRKRKRTKKLKESLCKYPDQKDVEIETNMKEFIPSPSNLAVTNDDVALKATVKEYNLSRTLYPSLERICISHPKKKLLVLDLNGILVDVAQKPGEFKPNIRLSGKGVFKRPFCDDFLEFCFSTFNVGIWSSRIKKNVKRLVAFLMKKWRRNLLFCWDVEEIFEHIWKG comes from the exons ATGGAATCGAGTAGTGTTCCGGAGTCATCGCCTTCCAATGTTAAATTGAGTCGttcagaaaagaagaaaatgaagaagcaGAGGAAACATCGAGCTATCCAAAATGGCAGTGCTGAGTCGAAAGAGGAAGAAACTTCTTTAGGAACAGATTCGAATTTAGAGTCTAAGGCGAATGTTAGTTTAGATTCGGGGTTGCAGCAAGGGGAAAATTGTTCAAGTAAGGATGCTCATTTAGAAATAGAGCATTTGACTCCTATGCgtaggaagaaaaagaggaaagaaaattcTTTGATCGATGATTCTAAAGTTAATATTGGTGTAGAGTCGGGGTTGAAGGAAGAGGTGAATTCATCAGTGAAGGATACTCTCGTGGAAAAAGATTCACATTCAGGGACTCTGGAGAGTATTGGTTTCAAGTCTGGATTGAAGGAGAGTCAATTGAATGAGCAGCCGGCTCATtcagaaaggaaaggaaagaggAAGAAGGATCGTAAGATGGCTATACGTGGGCAATATGGGGAAGAAGGGCCGAAGTCTGTTCTATTGTTCAGAGATGGGAATGAAAATGctattatatatgaaaatcaAAGTCATTCTCATGCGGAGTCTAAGGTGACTGTTAGTTTAGAGTCAGTGGAGAAAAGTAGTTTAGAGCCTGCATTGAAGGGGAGTCAAGTGAATGAACAACCGGCTGCttcagaaaagaaaagaaagaggaagaggGAGCACAAAATGGCTAAAGCTGGGCAATTTGAGAAATTGGATCAGAAGTCTGCTGTAGAGCTGAGAAATGGGAAAGAAAATGCTTTGATAGATGAAATTCAAAGTGATTCCTGGGTCGAGTCTAAGCTGAATGTTAGTTTAGAGTCAGGGTTGAAGGAAGGGGCAAATTCAGAAGGGCCGAAGTCTGTTCTATTGTTCAGAGATGGGAATGAAAATGctattatatatgaaaatcaAAGTCATTCTCATGCGGAGTCTAAGGTGACTGTTAGTTTAGAGTCAGTGGAGAAAAGTAGTTTAGAGCCTGCATTGAAGGGGAGTCAAGTGAATGAACAACCGGCTGCttcagaaaagaaaagaaagaggaagaggGAGCACAAAATGGCTAAAGCTGGGCAATTTGAGAAATTGGATCAGAAGTCTGCTGTAGAGCTGAGAAATGGGAAAGAAAATGCTTTGATAGATGAAATTCAAAGTGATTCCTGGGTCGAGTCTAAGCTGAATGTTAGTTTAGAGTCAGGGTTGAAGGAAGGGGCAAATTCATTAATGGAGGATTCTCTCTGGGAAAGAGATTCGCATGTAGAAactttgaataaaattagttTAGGGTCTGTATTGAAGGGGAGTCAATTGAATGAACAACTGGCTGATccaggaagaaaaagaaagaggaagaggGAGCGTAAAGTGGCTAAACCCGAGCTATTTGAGAAATTGGATGCAAAGTGTGTTTTAGAGTTGAGAGATAGGAAAGAAAATTCTTTGAtagatgaaaagcaaaatgATTCTCATGTGGAGTCCAAAATGAATGTTAGTTCTGAGTCTGGATTAAAGGAAGAGGCGAATCGAGATGTAGAGACTCTGAAGAATATTAGTTTAGAGTCTGGATTGAAGGGAACTCAATCGAATGAGCAAACAGTTCAATCAGAAAGGAAAGGGAAGAGGAAGAAGGAGAAACAAGAGAAGAGAAGGCTTAGTGTTCTGGAGGATAATGATATTAGCTCAAGGAGGAATGACGGGGATGATAATGAAGCtgaaaataacaatatatGTCCTGTAACTCAAATAACTAATAGAAAGGAGGATCTTATGTCTATTTCAGAAAATGTAgagttgaaaaatatgaaggAAAATTCTCTGATACCTGATAAGCAAAGTGATTCTCCACGAACTGCAAGTACCAGTAGGGTGAAAACACAAGATCTCCATGTTGATGGGAATCTTGTTATTCCAGAAGTAAAAGACAACAAAACCTTTCAGATAGGGAAAATGGTAAAAACCTATCacaggaaaaggaaaaggtcTTCGGATCTCTTGGGAGATACTTTTGAACCTGTCCGGGAGAATGGTATGATGCAGACTTCAATTGACCATTTAGAAAAGGAACATACAACTGGCATATCCGAAAGTAGGCTACATGGAGTGCCGCTTGGGGAGCATGCTATGCCAGCTCGGCTTTTGGAGGAAGCTTTGGGCAACAGCACAGGCAGTGAAGCTGCACtcaaaggaaggaaaagaaaaagaacaaagaaattgaaggagtCTTTGTGCAAGTATCCAGACCAAAAGGATGTCGAGATAGAAACCAACATGAAAGAATTTATTCCTTCTCCATCGAACTTGGCTGTCACAAATGATGATGTTGCACTAAAGGCTACCGTTAAAGAGTACAATTTGTCACGAACATTGTACCCTTCACTAGAAAGAATATGCATCAGTCATCCTAAGAAAAAGCTTCTTGTGCTTGATTTGAATGGAATTCTTGTAGATGTTGCTCAAAAGCCAGGTGAATTCAAGCCGAATATTAGATTATCAGGGAAAGGAg ttTTTAAGAGACCATTTTGTGATGATTTTCTCGAGTTTTGCTTTAGTACATTTAACGTTGGAATCTGGTCGTCAAGAATTAA AAAGAATGTGAAGAGGTTGGTTGCTTTTCTTATGAAGAAATGGAGACGTAATCTGCTTTTCTGTTGG GATGTGGAGGAGATATTCGAACATATCTGGAAGGGTTAG
- the LOC18604858 gene encoding uncharacterized protein LOC18604858 isoform X3, producing MESSSVPESSPSNVKLSRSEKKKMKKQRKHRAIQNGSAESKEEETSLGTDSNLESKANVSLDSGLQQGENCSSKDAHLEIEHLTPMRRKKKRKENSLIDDSKVNIGVESGLKEEVNSSVKDTLVEKDSHSGTLESIGFKSGLKESQLNEQPAHSERKGKRKKDRKMAIRGQYGEEGPKSVLLFRDGNENAIIYENQSHSHAESKVTVSLESVEKSSLEPALKGSQVNEQPAASEKKRKRKREHKMAKAGQFEKLDQKSAVELRNGKENALIDEIQSDSWVESKLNVSLESGLKEGANSLMEDSLWERDSHVETLNKISLGSVLKGSQLNEQLADPGRKRKRKRERKVAKPELFEKLDAKCVLELRDRKENSLIDEKQNDSHVESKMNVSSESGLKEEANRDVETLKNISLESGLKGTQSNEQTVQSERKGKRKKEKQEKRRLSVLEDNDISSRRNDGDDNEAENNNICPVTQITNRKEDLMSISENVELKNMKENSLIPDKQSDSPRTASTSRVKTQDLHVDGNLVIPEVKDNKTFQIGKMVKTYHRKRKRSSDLLGDTFEPVRENGMMQTSIDHLEKEHTTGISESRLHGVPLGEHAMPARLLEEALGNSTGSEAALKGRKRKRTKKLKESLCKYPDQKDVEIETNMKEFIPSPSNLAVTNDDVALKATVKEYNLSRTLYPSLERICISHPKKKLLVLDLNGILVDVAQKPGEFKPNIRLSGKGVFKRPFCDDFLEFCFSTFNVGIWSSRIKKNVKRLVAFLMKKWRRNLLFCWHRKQCTITKFKTIEDKKKPLVLKELSKLWGRHSPNVPWEKGEYDESNTLLLDDSPYKALHNPANTAVFPYPYQYRDTKDSSLGCGGDIRTYLEGLAAAENVQKYVEQNPFGQPAITESNPHWDFYCQIIDKKK from the exons ATGGAATCGAGTAGTGTTCCGGAGTCATCGCCTTCCAATGTTAAATTGAGTCGttcagaaaagaagaaaatgaagaagcaGAGGAAACATCGAGCTATCCAAAATGGCAGTGCTGAGTCGAAAGAGGAAGAAACTTCTTTAGGAACAGATTCGAATTTAGAGTCTAAGGCGAATGTTAGTTTAGATTCGGGGTTGCAGCAAGGGGAAAATTGTTCAAGTAAGGATGCTCATTTAGAAATAGAGCATTTGACTCCTATGCgtaggaagaaaaagaggaaagaaaattcTTTGATCGATGATTCTAAAGTTAATATTGGTGTAGAGTCGGGGTTGAAGGAAGAGGTGAATTCATCAGTGAAGGATACTCTCGTGGAAAAAGATTCACATTCAGGGACTCTGGAGAGTATTGGTTTCAAGTCTGGATTGAAGGAGAGTCAATTGAATGAGCAGCCGGCTCATtcagaaaggaaaggaaagaggAAGAAGGATCGTAAGATGGCTATACGTGGGCAATATGGGGAAGAAGGGCCGAAGTCTGTTCTATTGTTCAGAG ATGGGAATGAAAATGctattatatatgaaaatcaAAGTCATTCTCATGCGGAGTCTAAGGTGACTGTTAGTTTAGAGTCAGTGGAGAAAAGTAGTTTAGAGCCTGCATTGAAGGGGAGTCAAGTGAATGAACAACCGGCTGCttcagaaaagaaaagaaagaggaagaggGAGCACAAAATGGCTAAAGCTGGGCAATTTGAGAAATTGGATCAGAAGTCTGCTGTAGAGCTGAGAAATGGGAAAGAAAATGCTTTGATAGATGAAATTCAAAGTGATTCCTGGGTCGAGTCTAAGCTGAATGTTAGTTTAGAGTCAGGGTTGAAGGAAGGGGCAAATTCATTAATGGAGGATTCTCTCTGGGAAAGAGATTCGCATGTAGAAactttgaataaaattagttTAGGGTCTGTATTGAAGGGGAGTCAATTGAATGAACAACTGGCTGATccaggaagaaaaagaaagaggaagaggGAGCGTAAAGTGGCTAAACCCGAGCTATTTGAGAAATTGGATGCAAAGTGTGTTTTAGAGTTGAGAGATAGGAAAGAAAATTCTTTGAtagatgaaaagcaaaatgATTCTCATGTGGAGTCCAAAATGAATGTTAGTTCTGAGTCTGGATTAAAGGAAGAGGCGAATCGAGATGTAGAGACTCTGAAGAATATTAGTTTAGAGTCTGGATTGAAGGGAACTCAATCGAATGAGCAAACAGTTCAATCAGAAAGGAAAGGGAAGAGGAAGAAGGAGAAACAAGAGAAGAGAAGGCTTAGTGTTCTGGAGGATAATGATATTAGCTCAAGGAGGAATGACGGGGATGATAATGAAGCtgaaaataacaatatatGTCCTGTAACTCAAATAACTAATAGAAAGGAGGATCTTATGTCTATTTCAGAAAATGTAgagttgaaaaatatgaaggAAAATTCTCTGATACCTGATAAGCAAAGTGATTCTCCACGAACTGCAAGTACCAGTAGGGTGAAAACACAAGATCTCCATGTTGATGGGAATCTTGTTATTCCAGAAGTAAAAGACAACAAAACCTTTCAGATAGGGAAAATGGTAAAAACCTATCacaggaaaaggaaaaggtcTTCGGATCTCTTGGGAGATACTTTTGAACCTGTCCGGGAGAATGGTATGATGCAGACTTCAATTGACCATTTAGAAAAGGAACATACAACTGGCATATCCGAAAGTAGGCTACATGGAGTGCCGCTTGGGGAGCATGCTATGCCAGCTCGGCTTTTGGAGGAAGCTTTGGGCAACAGCACAGGCAGTGAAGCTGCACtcaaaggaaggaaaagaaaaagaacaaagaaattgaaggagtCTTTGTGCAAGTATCCAGACCAAAAGGATGTCGAGATAGAAACCAACATGAAAGAATTTATTCCTTCTCCATCGAACTTGGCTGTCACAAATGATGATGTTGCACTAAAGGCTACCGTTAAAGAGTACAATTTGTCACGAACATTGTACCCTTCACTAGAAAGAATATGCATCAGTCATCCTAAGAAAAAGCTTCTTGTGCTTGATTTGAATGGAATTCTTGTAGATGTTGCTCAAAAGCCAGGTGAATTCAAGCCGAATATTAGATTATCAGGGAAAGGAg ttTTTAAGAGACCATTTTGTGATGATTTTCTCGAGTTTTGCTTTAGTACATTTAACGTTGGAATCTGGTCGTCAAGAATTAA AAAGAATGTGAAGAGGTTGGTTGCTTTTCTTATGAAGAAATGGAGACGTAATCTGCTTTTCTGTTGG CATCGAAAGCAATGTACaataacaaaattcaaaaccatTGAGGATAAGAAAAAACCGCTTGTTTTGAAGGAGCTAAGTAAATTATGGGGGAGGCATTCGCCTAATGTTCCATGGGAGAAGGGAGAGTATGATGAATCAAACACATTATTGTTGGATGATTCCCCATATAAGGCTTTGCACAATCCT GCAAACACTGCTGTATTTCCATATCCTTACCAATACAGGGATACCAAAGATTCTTCATTAG GATGTGGAGGAGATATTCGAACATATCTGGAAGGGTTAGCTGCGGCAGAGAATGTTCAGAAGTACGTTGAGCAAAATCCATTTGGGCAACCGGCTATCACAGAGTCAAATCCACATTGGGATTTCTACTGCCAAATTATTGACAAAAAGAAATGA
- the LOC18604858 gene encoding uncharacterized protein LOC18604858 isoform X1 — MESSSVPESSPSNVKLSRSEKKKMKKQRKHRAIQNGSAESKEEETSLGTDSNLESKANVSLDSGLQQGENCSSKDAHLEIEHLTPMRRKKKRKENSLIDDSKVNIGVESGLKEEVNSSVKDTLVEKDSHSGTLESIGFKSGLKESQLNEQPAHSERKGKRKKDRKMAIRGQYGEEGPKSVLLFRDGNENAIIYENQSHSHAESKVTVSLESVEKSSLEPALKGSQVNEQPAASEKKRKRKREHKMAKAGQFEKLDQKSAVELRNGKENALIDEIQSDSWVESKLNVSLESGLKEGANSEGPKSVLLFRDGNENAIIYENQSHSHAESKVTVSLESVEKSSLEPALKGSQVNEQPAASEKKRKRKREHKMAKAGQFEKLDQKSAVELRNGKENALIDEIQSDSWVESKLNVSLESGLKEGANSLMEDSLWERDSHVETLNKISLGSVLKGSQLNEQLADPGRKRKRKRERKVAKPELFEKLDAKCVLELRDRKENSLIDEKQNDSHVESKMNVSSESGLKEEANRDVETLKNISLESGLKGTQSNEQTVQSERKGKRKKEKQEKRRLSVLEDNDISSRRNDGDDNEAENNNICPVTQITNRKEDLMSISENVELKNMKENSLIPDKQSDSPRTASTSRVKTQDLHVDGNLVIPEVKDNKTFQIGKMVKTYHRKRKRSSDLLGDTFEPVRENGMMQTSIDHLEKEHTTGISESRLHGVPLGEHAMPARLLEEALGNSTGSEAALKGRKRKRTKKLKESLCKYPDQKDVEIETNMKEFIPSPSNLAVTNDDVALKATVKEYNLSRTLYPSLERICISHPKKKLLVLDLNGILVDVAQKPGEFKPNIRLSGKGVFKRPFCDDFLEFCFSTFNVGIWSSRIKKNVKRLVAFLMKKWRRNLLFCWHRKQCTITKFKTIEDKKKPLVLKELSKLWGRHSPNVPWEKGEYDESNTLLLDDSPYKALHNPANTAVFPYPYQYRDTKDSSLGCGGDIRTYLEGLAAAENVQKYVEQNPFGQPAITESNPHWDFYCQIIDKKK, encoded by the exons ATGGAATCGAGTAGTGTTCCGGAGTCATCGCCTTCCAATGTTAAATTGAGTCGttcagaaaagaagaaaatgaagaagcaGAGGAAACATCGAGCTATCCAAAATGGCAGTGCTGAGTCGAAAGAGGAAGAAACTTCTTTAGGAACAGATTCGAATTTAGAGTCTAAGGCGAATGTTAGTTTAGATTCGGGGTTGCAGCAAGGGGAAAATTGTTCAAGTAAGGATGCTCATTTAGAAATAGAGCATTTGACTCCTATGCgtaggaagaaaaagaggaaagaaaattcTTTGATCGATGATTCTAAAGTTAATATTGGTGTAGAGTCGGGGTTGAAGGAAGAGGTGAATTCATCAGTGAAGGATACTCTCGTGGAAAAAGATTCACATTCAGGGACTCTGGAGAGTATTGGTTTCAAGTCTGGATTGAAGGAGAGTCAATTGAATGAGCAGCCGGCTCATtcagaaaggaaaggaaagaggAAGAAGGATCGTAAGATGGCTATACGTGGGCAATATGGGGAAGAAGGGCCGAAGTCTGTTCTATTGTTCAGAGATGGGAATGAAAATGctattatatatgaaaatcaAAGTCATTCTCATGCGGAGTCTAAGGTGACTGTTAGTTTAGAGTCAGTGGAGAAAAGTAGTTTAGAGCCTGCATTGAAGGGGAGTCAAGTGAATGAACAACCGGCTGCttcagaaaagaaaagaaagaggaagaggGAGCACAAAATGGCTAAAGCTGGGCAATTTGAGAAATTGGATCAGAAGTCTGCTGTAGAGCTGAGAAATGGGAAAGAAAATGCTTTGATAGATGAAATTCAAAGTGATTCCTGGGTCGAGTCTAAGCTGAATGTTAGTTTAGAGTCAGGGTTGAAGGAAGGGGCAAATTCAGAAGGGCCGAAGTCTGTTCTATTGTTCAGAGATGGGAATGAAAATGctattatatatgaaaatcaAAGTCATTCTCATGCGGAGTCTAAGGTGACTGTTAGTTTAGAGTCAGTGGAGAAAAGTAGTTTAGAGCCTGCATTGAAGGGGAGTCAAGTGAATGAACAACCGGCTGCttcagaaaagaaaagaaagaggaagaggGAGCACAAAATGGCTAAAGCTGGGCAATTTGAGAAATTGGATCAGAAGTCTGCTGTAGAGCTGAGAAATGGGAAAGAAAATGCTTTGATAGATGAAATTCAAAGTGATTCCTGGGTCGAGTCTAAGCTGAATGTTAGTTTAGAGTCAGGGTTGAAGGAAGGGGCAAATTCATTAATGGAGGATTCTCTCTGGGAAAGAGATTCGCATGTAGAAactttgaataaaattagttTAGGGTCTGTATTGAAGGGGAGTCAATTGAATGAACAACTGGCTGATccaggaagaaaaagaaagaggaagaggGAGCGTAAAGTGGCTAAACCCGAGCTATTTGAGAAATTGGATGCAAAGTGTGTTTTAGAGTTGAGAGATAGGAAAGAAAATTCTTTGAtagatgaaaagcaaaatgATTCTCATGTGGAGTCCAAAATGAATGTTAGTTCTGAGTCTGGATTAAAGGAAGAGGCGAATCGAGATGTAGAGACTCTGAAGAATATTAGTTTAGAGTCTGGATTGAAGGGAACTCAATCGAATGAGCAAACAGTTCAATCAGAAAGGAAAGGGAAGAGGAAGAAGGAGAAACAAGAGAAGAGAAGGCTTAGTGTTCTGGAGGATAATGATATTAGCTCAAGGAGGAATGACGGGGATGATAATGAAGCtgaaaataacaatatatGTCCTGTAACTCAAATAACTAATAGAAAGGAGGATCTTATGTCTATTTCAGAAAATGTAgagttgaaaaatatgaaggAAAATTCTCTGATACCTGATAAGCAAAGTGATTCTCCACGAACTGCAAGTACCAGTAGGGTGAAAACACAAGATCTCCATGTTGATGGGAATCTTGTTATTCCAGAAGTAAAAGACAACAAAACCTTTCAGATAGGGAAAATGGTAAAAACCTATCacaggaaaaggaaaaggtcTTCGGATCTCTTGGGAGATACTTTTGAACCTGTCCGGGAGAATGGTATGATGCAGACTTCAATTGACCATTTAGAAAAGGAACATACAACTGGCATATCCGAAAGTAGGCTACATGGAGTGCCGCTTGGGGAGCATGCTATGCCAGCTCGGCTTTTGGAGGAAGCTTTGGGCAACAGCACAGGCAGTGAAGCTGCACtcaaaggaaggaaaagaaaaagaacaaagaaattgaaggagtCTTTGTGCAAGTATCCAGACCAAAAGGATGTCGAGATAGAAACCAACATGAAAGAATTTATTCCTTCTCCATCGAACTTGGCTGTCACAAATGATGATGTTGCACTAAAGGCTACCGTTAAAGAGTACAATTTGTCACGAACATTGTACCCTTCACTAGAAAGAATATGCATCAGTCATCCTAAGAAAAAGCTTCTTGTGCTTGATTTGAATGGAATTCTTGTAGATGTTGCTCAAAAGCCAGGTGAATTCAAGCCGAATATTAGATTATCAGGGAAAGGAg ttTTTAAGAGACCATTTTGTGATGATTTTCTCGAGTTTTGCTTTAGTACATTTAACGTTGGAATCTGGTCGTCAAGAATTAA AAAGAATGTGAAGAGGTTGGTTGCTTTTCTTATGAAGAAATGGAGACGTAATCTGCTTTTCTGTTGG CATCGAAAGCAATGTACaataacaaaattcaaaaccatTGAGGATAAGAAAAAACCGCTTGTTTTGAAGGAGCTAAGTAAATTATGGGGGAGGCATTCGCCTAATGTTCCATGGGAGAAGGGAGAGTATGATGAATCAAACACATTATTGTTGGATGATTCCCCATATAAGGCTTTGCACAATCCT GCAAACACTGCTGTATTTCCATATCCTTACCAATACAGGGATACCAAAGATTCTTCATTAG GATGTGGAGGAGATATTCGAACATATCTGGAAGGGTTAGCTGCGGCAGAGAATGTTCAGAAGTACGTTGAGCAAAATCCATTTGGGCAACCGGCTATCACAGAGTCAAATCCACATTGGGATTTCTACTGCCAAATTATTGACAAAAAGAAATGA